The window AAGTCCTGTGGAAAATGCACAATATTTACTGTCACTGTgggttggagagagagaaaaagagaggccaGAAAATGAGATGAGCAAGGGAGAGAAATATCAAAATGGAAAGAGCAGTTCTAGTCAATTTGGGAAGCCAAAACCCAGTGCATATCAGCTCCCCAATACTGAAAGCTTCATTGCACCAAACATTAGCAAGGAAGAGAATATGTTACAGCACAGGCTCCCAAGTCTCTGGCCCCACAGCACGAAGGTGACACTCCTCTAAATGCTGTTAGAGGCAAAGAACCTATTGCACTAATGAACCACTTGTTTATATGGCTGAGTAAATGAAGGCTCCCAagggacctttctttcttttctttttcttcatgacaaccctgtgaggtaggtgaaaaattacatgtaatcGTGAAGCAACTTGGTGAGCACACACCTGGAGCAGAGACTGTAACTCTTCACATTAAACTGGAAGCAAAATCAAGCTTGGTCTTTCAAAATCCCAGATTAGGAAGTAACCACTTCActgctttcccttccccctcctatcAAGGAGGGCTATCATGTTTATTAAGGTATAGAAGAGAGTGGGGAAGAGGTGCACATATCATAGAGACCCTCTCCCTAACCATGCTAAACCAGAATGGGGGTAAAACCCACCCCTGCTTTTGCCACTTGATTGGTTGACTCCATACTGGTAAGAAGGCAGCTCTACATAATTTACTGGAGGTTGGAGCAGAAGGCAAAGCAATGGATGACAGCACTGTTGTAAATATTTCCATCTATACATGGCAAAGAAGGATCTGTAAATGTACATACACGCACCACTAATAggtaccaaaaaaaagaacatgcaGAGTGTTTCAAGCTGTGACAGAAAGTCAACGGGGTATCCCAGAGTTTCTTAGTGACTTGCCTAACCCTACTTGGGAAACAGGAATACAAAGGCCGGACAGGGAGCTCCTCTTTACTGTGAAGACTTGCAAGGACAGATGATCCAGTCTGggtcttaaaaataaaatgaagcaaaagaacCCAAGAAAGAATCCTGAGCCAGTGAGGAAAAGTGGAAAAGCAGATTCCTCATAAAGTTCTGGAGCcagcaaggaagaaagaaagagaaaggccaagTGTCTGCATGGGACGTAGCTATAGGTCGTGTCTCCCCACagcttcttcttccctcttcctcaggCTAACCAGGCTGAGGGCTAGATTTCCAGCTTGGGCATGGCAAGTCACTGTGATGGGATGAAGTCACTTTTAGTAGGTCAGAGGGAAAAAAGTCCAATGAAAATTTTTTCATAAGGAAAGAGAGGAGCCAGCTGCTTATTTAGCTATGCCTTTTATACTCAACAGAAGCTCAAAGTGATGaatttattcagaaaaaaaatgccatgACAAGGGGATGAGAAATTCAGACTTTCCATCCCCCCCCCAGATAAAAAGGGAGTGGGGACACAGTTATGGAATATGAATTAAAGTGATGTATACacaccctccccatccccaccccccctaTCAAAATGATCACTTGCACTTCAAAGTCTTAAATTACTCCTATCAAGGTCTATCAGTATTCCTTTCTGAATGGTACCCATCATTTGTTTTCTCTTAGTGTCTCCATAGCTCATCATAAATGTGATCAGGCAAAGAGAGGCAAGCCAGTCTTGCTCAGGGAAGGATTGGATGGCAGAAGGAACCAAGGGGTTCCACGACATCTATCTTCCTTCTACCTTGAAGTTCGGACATCATTAAAGGTTAAAAACTCATAAACTGAGGGACCTCAACCAATTTGTTCAAAAGATGTCCATGGAAGAACAATACCTTTAAAAGGTGCTAAAGAGCCCCAAATTCCTGCAGAATCCTGTCCCATAGGGTCAGGGTCCTGcattccttctttgcctatttgtGGTCCAGTGGCTCAATGTTTACTCAGTTTACTCAGAAGAAGGCCTTTCAACTGTGGTTTCATCTCCTGCCTTTTTTGGGACTTCTCCATCTGAACATTCAGCGCCTGCTGCCTCTCCCGGATCAGGTCCCTTGGCTTCAGGGCTCTTGAGTTCAGGATTTGCATCAACACTTCTTTTTTCAGTGTGAACACATTCCTGCAGGTCTGGTTGGTCAGGAGATATGCTGACACTTGAGGTGTCACCTGAGGGATTTCCAGATGAAGTTACAGGGGCATCATCATGTCTTACAAGCTCTGCTTGTAGTTTGGAGGCTTCCCAGTCAATGCTTCTCTTGTCTTTTGTTTCCTCAGCTTCGTGGGGAATGCCATTGAGTATCGGGAAGCAGGTTGGGGtttgtttcccattctttgttGTCTCTATATGGGCTTTTTGTGCTTTCGGTTCAATTTTCCTCCTCTTATTCACCTCATCATACATTTTAATCTCCATGGACTCAGGACTCGATGCCCCCTTCTCCCTTGGCAAGTCCAGACTCCTCATTTCCTTAGATCCGCTAGAGGCCCTCAGCTTGCTCTTGCCAAGGGCACATTCTTCCAGGTTATGAGCAATCTTCTCCACATCAGAGGTACCTTGGCTTTGCTCCTTCTCTTGCCTGAACTCAAATCTGTTCAtctcatatttccttttcttactttcctttggactctgagACCTTGGTGCCTGGTCTCCAGCACTCTTAGTTACAACCTTCTCCTCCTGCTGGTCAGATGAATTcaacctttctcccttcttcatctCACAACTCTGCAGCTTGACACCGAGATTCTTCGTGCCTATCTGCTTGTCTTTGGAGGCAATGCCATCCTCTATAATCTCTTCCTTCACCTGAGTCCTAACTTGGTCTTTCTCTATCCCAACCTCATTTTGGGAAACACCTGAACCCTCTTCTTCAAGACAGTCCTGCTGTCCAGATTCAAATTTCTGAAGCTTCTCATGTGGCCCCCAGACAAATTTATACTGGGGACTAAAGTTCTTCCAGGCATAGTAGACAAGTTTTCTGCGCTCCTTCTTGTTCCGGACTGTGAACATGAAGTAATCCAAGGCACTCTGCTTGACACTCGGTAAGTAGTGATTAACAAGGATCTCTTCCAGAAAGAAATGGATTAGGGGCACTTGGTAATGTTCATAGCCCATCTCACCCAGACACTTCAGGATGCGAGTGATTCGAAGGTTGTTGTGACTATGCCTGCAAGACAGGATCAGGATAAAACTCCAAGTATTAACAGAAAGGGACAATATGACTCCTCCCCAAAGCACTGACCAGACCTGCAGAGACACCCATACCAAGGGCCGTGCCTGAGATGTAGCATAATTTAGGGGACTTGGATTGCTTTGCACACAGGAAGCGTAAAATTAAATGTCAGTTGAATGTTTGGGTTTAAATACTGCTATGTTATCTGCTCTCCCTGCTGTGTGGCAGGAGCATGATGCCAGCCAGAAACAAGTCCGTATCCTACTGTATACCTCTCCACTGTGGGGTCTCCGTCACAATTAGGAAGACTCTAGTGGATACACAGAATAGACAAGGGTGCAATGTATTTCTGCTTTAAGCCAAAGTCtgaagagctagaagggatatgAAGGGATACCTAATGCAATCCCTTCATCTTTTAAAGGGAAGATGAGGTTCGGAGAAGtgatttccctttctctccccttgtATAACTACCACCCTAGTTCCGGTCTTTATTACCTAAACTGGACagttgcaatagcttcctaactgaTCTCCCTTACTTCAAGTCTCCCACCTTTTTAGTCAATTCACATAGTTGCCAGAGTGATACTTACTATATATTTTGAATCACATTATTGCCTTTCTCAATTAAAcgtcagtggctccctcttgacTCTAAGATCATATACAAATGCCTGTTTGGTATTCACAACATGATGCCAGCCTCCCTTTGCTGGCTTATTACTTCTAATCATACATTCTATATTCCCAAGTTCAAACATCATTagtgatgggatttgaacccagaacctctaGGTCCAAATCTATAAATCTGGGTATAGTATATTGGAAAGAACCCTAACTATGAAAGCAGAGTCCTGTCTCTACTACTTAGTAGCTTAGGTGATCTTGgttaagtctcttaacttctctgagtctcgatttccccatttgtaaaatgagaataagaatacTTGTATGTTAAGGTAATTTAGGAACTGCAGAGCATTTAATGTCAATGacaacttaaaatattttctctgagCAGGATAAAAGTTAGAGAATTAAACAGAGTAGCCCCATACTGGGTAATTAGAAATTCTGCTCTGAGAATCCTACCTTGAGactagaggaagagaaggatgaggGACAAGGGCATCTAAGCACCACCAGATTGAAACACTTACAAGTTGAGGTTCTGAAATCTCTCCTGGTAGTTGTCAGCCTTTCTCACTTTCCCTGTTTTGTGATTCTCAAGTTCAATTCCATAGAAGCCCAGAATGAGTTCATAGGCTTGAACGAATCTTCTCATGACTTCTTCAGATTTTTTAAATTCCTGGAACATATAAACCCGTCTCTATTAGGATGAATGGCAACATCTCCTAGAGTTGGAcacccccatttttttctcctagagTTGAACACTCCCCATTCTCCCCCCATAAGTTAAGAAAATGTATCATAAGTTCATAGATCTAGCTTGAGTCACAAAGGTCATGAGCCATCTCCCATATACAGACTTccccctcatctctacctcttaggaacctggttttcttcaaagctcagttccaACACTGCTTCATACATGAAACTTTTCCAGATCTCCCTAGTAGCTAGTACCTTTCCACCTGTTCCTCTCccccaattaccttgtatttattttgtatattgttatttaaatgttctccatcccctccacccccaactccaCAGAAAGTAAACCCCTtgagttttttattttgtatccctagtggtgcctggcacataatatatCCTTCTTGGTAGTCCAATCCTTTATTTTAAATAGGAGAAACTGAGATCGAGAgagatcgagagagagagagagagagagagagagagagagagagagaagttattGGCTCAAAGTCACACTGTTAGTAAACAACAAAACCCAGACTCTCACACTATAAACCCAGAATGCTTTCCAACAAAGATCAGGAAACTTATTGCCAAATATAAATTCTAAAGACATTTGTTTTGAAATTTAGATCGACAAAGACAACTCAGTTTTATGACAAACATGTTAATTTGGATGAACTTCTTTACTTGGATGAATCAGCCTGATACTGAAAAGTCGGGTGTGTATAATATTGCTAAATgcaataaaagcatttatttaagtccATTCAGTAACTCAGCCATGACATAGTGTTACCTAATGTAAAGTTATTTGTAATTAGTATACTGGCTGTGAGACTGAATAATACCACTAACAACAccaacatcaacaacaaccacagctgacatttctatagtgttctaacatttgcaaagcacattacatgtattatctcactCAATCCTCTTGACAATCTGGTTATACAGCTTAGACAAGCactatcacctcattttacatgtaaagaaattgaggcccagagaggtaaaatgcTTTGCCCATCTCCTATGGCTAGCAAATGGAAGTATCAGGCTTCAAATGAAGATCTTCTGAGTGCAAGTGCTCTTATTCTGATGAAGATCACTCATGCATTGTTTAAAACCACCCTCGAGTGGATGCTCCTAAAGTACTTCCAGAGTTTCTTTATCTACACAACTACTTAGCAAACCCATTCCTCTCAGGCTGTAGTACAAGGGTATATGTCAATCTAAACCATCTGAATCATCACCAATTTGGAAGCAATGATGTTTCAGAATATGCTACAAATCCTTCCTTCTTACAAGCACAGGATAAGTTCCTGGATTACATGTTTACCTTTCCATCTAAGAACAATACCTGATAAAGGATTTACAGCCTTTTCCCCTTGCAATACAATGGGCTTTTTGGCTCAAAAACTGCCCAGGGAACCTTTCATACCTCTTGCAGGCAGAGGACACTAACTGCTTTAAAAACTAGTCTTTTGTCAAGCACAAGATCGTGCTGAGCATGGTTAGTGCCAACTCAGCCCATGCCTCTCCTATAACATCAAGTGGCACTTAAAATGgggagatctctctctctctctctctctctctctctctctctctctctctctctctctctctcacacacacacccacacacacacacacacacacacacacacacacacacacacccacaccagAGGGCCAGATTCTCTAATGACCTCTTCCAGAACTATAGAAACATGAATTATCCCACAGAGATGTCCTACCTGGATTTCTCTCAGTGTCAGGGGCTTTGCGTGCCAATTTACTCCCCTCTCCCGCAAAGGGAACAACCTGAAAGGGAAACATAACTGCAAAGTTATCCAAACTTACATGTGAAGGGAttagggcagggaagggagaaaggaaaggagctgCAATGAAGTCCTCTGAGAAGAGGCTCTGAATGGTGCATTGCTATGGACAACTGATTAGAATCCCACAGACACGCCACATTGCAGCATGTATCCAGGCAGGCACCTGCTTCTGTGAACAGGTTCAGAGTCACTCACTCTCTATGGAAATGGCATTGCTTTCTGTCCTCCATACATAGCCTGTGTTTTCCTACCCTGGTGCCTTCAACCCTTCTCGTTCTCCTCACTTTCCTTAACAGTTAAACCCCTACCTCTCCTCTAAAGCTCAAATCAAATATCACCTCCCTGACTGTTAATGGCCGTTCCCCACTTTTAACTTCATAGGCACGTTGTACTCATTACATTTCTAGTCATCAGTGCTCACACGTTATTCTTCCTGCAAGACCAGCAGCTCCATAAGGATGGAGAACAAGTCTACCTGGACTTTTGTATTTCCCCTGTGCTTAGGGTGACACTAGACTTTACACACagttaaatgattaataaatgttgggtAATCCTTCCCCTATGTGATTACCAAGATGAGAGAAGGAGAACTATACACATAAAGAGTCAAAACCACTATTGACCAAGGGAGATCTTAGGAATAGAAGTGGTAGTGAGTGTATGCTATAGAAGAAATACTTAAACCCTTTCTGAACCTtggttttatctgtaaaatgaagctaataatacTTATGTTACCCATCCAACAGAATTCTTTCGTGgaatacagttatcctttccacattgtaGTCTCAATATAttgcaggttggcataagaaattaaatggaaattgtGGGCGAGTTTTacagaagccacagacaacacccAAAGGCTagagatgacaaagaaaaagtttagaaactcagaaatgaaaaagaaacaaaactcagaaatgcataaaacacaGGTGTAGTATTGTGTAGCATCAAcatgttttctcttcttcttctttttttttttttttgcggggcaatggggattaagtgacttgcccagggtcacacagctagtaagtgtcaagtgtctgaggccgaatttgaactcaggtcctcctgaatccaaggccggtgctttatccagtgtgccacctagctgcccctaacatgtTTTCTCTTCTAATACCATAATCCAGACTTCTTCTCtagtatgaagggagggccaaaacattttatgcagatttttcaGATTGTGGAAGATGCTGTGTCCCTAACCCCTCtccatgtggaagggataactgtatggTGAGAAAACTGTAAAACAGTCAAGAAATGTGAGATATCATTTCGATATCACCAGGGAAATGTCTGAGTGGACAAAAGAGATGGAATGGTCAGGAAACAGA is drawn from Dromiciops gliroides isolate mDroGli1 chromosome 2, mDroGli1.pri, whole genome shotgun sequence and contains these coding sequences:
- the OGFR gene encoding opioid growth factor receptor isoform X1; this encodes MDDEDCDSTWEEEEEEEDQEKEKDERKSREEAKPRVQQRGNQAFQPRWYSLLFRLCQYVWQYYSFWTSWVILSLSWGYLNQQLQMTFNQLKSRMIGCRNWRAVQDMQRYRRRYPGMTDEESSDEMLNLKFYKNEIAFLPNGYFIEDILKNWKEDYDILEDNHSYIQWLFPLRERGVNWHAKPLTLREIQEFKKSEEVMRRFVQAYELILGFYGIELENHKTGKVRKADNYQERFQNLNLHSHNNLRITRILKCLGEMGYEHYQVPLIHFFLEEILVNHYLPSVKQSALDYFMFTVRNKKERRKLVYYAWKNFSPQYKFVWGPHEKLQKFESGQQDCLEEEGSGVSQNEVGIEKDQVRTQVKEEIIEDGIASKDKQIGTKNLGVKLQSCEMKKGERLNSSDQQEEKVVTKSAGDQAPRSQSPKESKKRKYEMNRFEFRQEKEQSQGTSDVEKIAHNLEECALGKSKLRASSGSKEMRSLDLPREKGASSPESMEIKMYDEVNKRRKIEPKAQKAHIETTKNGKQTPTCFPILNGIPHEAEETKDKRSIDWEASKLQAELVRHDDAPVTSSGNPSGDTSSVSISPDQPDLQECVHTEKRSVDANPELKSPEAKGPDPGEAAGAECSDGEVPKKAGDETTVERPSSE
- the OGFR gene encoding opioid growth factor receptor isoform X2, with the protein product MRGKAERKRSRGYSSAGTKLSRLCQYVWQYYSFWTSWVILSLSWGYLNQQLQMTFNQLKSRMIGCRNWRAVQDMQRYRRRYPGMTDEESSDEMLNLKFYKNEIAFLPNGYFIEDILKNWKEDYDILEDNHSYIQWLFPLRERGVNWHAKPLTLREIQEFKKSEEVMRRFVQAYELILGFYGIELENHKTGKVRKADNYQERFQNLNLHSHNNLRITRILKCLGEMGYEHYQVPLIHFFLEEILVNHYLPSVKQSALDYFMFTVRNKKERRKLVYYAWKNFSPQYKFVWGPHEKLQKFESGQQDCLEEEGSGVSQNEVGIEKDQVRTQVKEEIIEDGIASKDKQIGTKNLGVKLQSCEMKKGERLNSSDQQEEKVVTKSAGDQAPRSQSPKESKKRKYEMNRFEFRQEKEQSQGTSDVEKIAHNLEECALGKSKLRASSGSKEMRSLDLPREKGASSPESMEIKMYDEVNKRRKIEPKAQKAHIETTKNGKQTPTCFPILNGIPHEAEETKDKRSIDWEASKLQAELVRHDDAPVTSSGNPSGDTSSVSISPDQPDLQECVHTEKRSVDANPELKSPEAKGPDPGEAAGAECSDGEVPKKAGDETTVERPSSE
- the OGFR gene encoding opioid growth factor receptor isoform X3, which translates into the protein MDDEDCDSTWEEEEEEEDQEKEKDERKSREEAKPRVQQRGNQAFQSRMIGCRNWRAVQDMQRYRRRYPGMTDEESSDEMLNLKFYKNEIAFLPNGYFIEDILKNWKEDYDILEDNHSYIQWLFPLRERGVNWHAKPLTLREIQEFKKSEEVMRRFVQAYELILGFYGIELENHKTGKVRKADNYQERFQNLNLHSHNNLRITRILKCLGEMGYEHYQVPLIHFFLEEILVNHYLPSVKQSALDYFMFTVRNKKERRKLVYYAWKNFSPQYKFVWGPHEKLQKFESGQQDCLEEEGSGVSQNEVGIEKDQVRTQVKEEIIEDGIASKDKQIGTKNLGVKLQSCEMKKGERLNSSDQQEEKVVTKSAGDQAPRSQSPKESKKRKYEMNRFEFRQEKEQSQGTSDVEKIAHNLEECALGKSKLRASSGSKEMRSLDLPREKGASSPESMEIKMYDEVNKRRKIEPKAQKAHIETTKNGKQTPTCFPILNGIPHEAEETKDKRSIDWEASKLQAELVRHDDAPVTSSGNPSGDTSSVSISPDQPDLQECVHTEKRSVDANPELKSPEAKGPDPGEAAGAECSDGEVPKKAGDETTVERPSSE